TAAAATATTCCGAAATCAGCATCATGAACCAGACAAAGATAAAAAAGTTAATCGTATTGATCGCCCTATCCAGCCTCGCTTTGTGCGTTGCGAATGCGCAAACCTTCAAGGGCAGCCGCTGGACCGCCAGAAAAGCCGGGGACGCCTACATCGTCAGCATACAGGACAAATCAAGCATTGTGGAGGCATTGACCGACTTCGTCACCTCCCGGAAAATCCAGGCCGGGCAAATCACCGGCATTGGCGCCACCAACGAGGCGACCTTGCGTTTCTTTGACCCCGCGACCAAGAAATATGCCGACAAGGTTTTTAAGGAGCAGATGGAGATCTCCAATCTGTCCGGCAACATTTCCGAGGTGGAGGGCAAGCCCGTGCTGCATTTGCATATTACACTTGGGAGAAGGGACTACACCGCCCTGGCCGGTCACTTGCTGGATGCAAAAATCCGCGGGGCCGGTGAATGCTTCGTTTATCCGATGGATGCCAAAATCATCAAAGTGAAAAACGAGGAGGTCGGACTTAATTTCTATGATTTCGAACCATAAACAGCCGCGGGCAAACGCGCTTGTCCGCGGGCGGCCCGTCGTTAACATATCGAAAACATGATATCTTTATCCATTCCCGACTATGGCGATATT
This genomic stretch from Termitidicoccus mucosus harbors:
- a CDS encoding PPC domain-containing DNA-binding protein yields the protein MNQTKIKKLIVLIALSSLALCVANAQTFKGSRWTARKAGDAYIVSIQDKSSIVEALTDFVTSRKIQAGQITGIGATNEATLRFFDPATKKYADKVFKEQMEISNLSGNISEVEGKPVLHLHITLGRRDYTALAGHLLDAKIRGAGECFVYPMDAKIIKVKNEEVGLNFYDFEP